agtatttattacataggccagcgcgatttgtatgttaaaaggcttctactttgagttctgctacgatgtgcagttgtatacatgtatggaatgctaaataaatcctcgaactcaatttgacgagttgtgtgttttgatgcGAAGAAATCCTGAATAAAATTCTGCTTAAAccaatttgacgagtttttgtctgctgctgtgaagacgggccacgtagaataaaagaacacaactattgagaacttcgtcaatctcaagtgtcgtgtaacacacacacacacacacacacacacacacacacacacacacacacacacacacacacacacacacactcacacacatgtaagaatagagagagagagagagagagagagagagagagagagagagagagagagagagagagagagagagagagagagagagagagagagagaaagagaacaaccagtccgttttgaactgtctggttggtatacacacgtaaataggcccagtgaaattgaacactttatctgtacatatttattatgatatatgcgtgtggaaggagtgtgaagttttatgcatacaccataacaaaatcctgtgctttgcatttggtaaataaactgttttactttttgagagagagagagagagagagagagagagagagagagagagagagagagagagagagagagagagagagagagagagagagagagagagagagagagagagagagagagagagagagatgcacatTAAGGCAGAGAGTGATGCAACAGGTAATAGGCATTCACCAACTTTCTTCCGATTCAAATTACGCTTTCACGGATGCCTTCGAGATTTTATTTGTCTCTGTCAGAatgaaacacaacaacaacaaaaaccaaacaaagcCGCCGTTGCAGCTTACAGCGACCGTTCCGAATGATGGGCTAATCAATTGTGACACAACACAGCAGTCACGTATTATTATTCACATTCAGGACATTGTATAAGACGGATTGAAGATTCGCGAAAAATGCCCGTACTGTAGATATTGCCATATTTGTCACAAGACGTGAAATGCTACAGCGTGCGCACATCGCAATGAGCTGTGGTTGTTTCTGTCGCAATAATGATCTAACTGGAGGCCAGGGCTATATGGATGGTGTATGTTGTCCTTTCTGTCGCAATAATGACCTAACTGGAGGCCAGGGCTATATGGATGGTGTATGTTGTCCTTTCTGTCGCAATAATGACCCAACTGGAGGCCAGGGCTATATGGATGGTGTATGTTGTCCTTTCTGTCGCAATAATGATCTAACTGGAGGCCAGGGCTATATGGATGGTGTATGTTGTCCTTTCTGTCGCAATAATGACCTAACTGGAGGCCAGGGCTATATGGATGGTGTATGTTGTCCTTTCTGTCGCAATAATCACCTAACTGGAGGCCAGGGCTATATGGATGGTGTATGTTGTCCTTTCTGTCGCAATAATGACCCAACTGGAGGCCAGGGCTATATGGATGGTGTATGTTGTCCTTTCTGTCGCAATAATGATCTAACTGGAGGCCAGGGCTATATGGATGGTGTATGTTGTTCTGTCTGTCGCAATAATGACCCAACTGGAGGCCAGGGCTATATGGATGGTGTATGTTGTCCTTTCTGTCGCAATAATGACCCAACTGGAGGCCAGGGCTATATGGATGGTGTATGTTGTCCTTTATGTCGCAATAATGATCTAACTGGAGGCCAGGGCTATATGGATGGTGTATGTTGTCCTTTATGTCGCAATAATGACCTAACTGGAGGCCAGGGCTATATGGATGGTGTATGTTGTCCTTTCTGAAGAGGGTGGGGGTTGGGAGCTCTGGCCTTTTTGTACATGTTTTGATTGTTCGatcaaaacttctttttttttttggggggggggagggggggggggggtgttttgaTTGCCTTTATCGTAAACATGCTAAACTTGTGGCTATGACGCTGCTTGTTTCTGCTGCCGTCGTTGTTGTCGAATGGATTCTGACACGTGCGACTGGGGCCGTTTTGCGTGAGGTGTCGTGCACAGCTAGAAATTGATGTTGGGATTGTTGTTGGCGTTGTGGTAGTTCTGCTCTAGGTCGGCCAGACTCTCCTGGGTTTCCTTCACGGCGTCCTCCAGCTCGCGTAGCTCTGTCTTCAGTGACTGCAAGAGGctcgctctctcttcccctGCAAGCAGTTACAGCTCagttatttttcattttcattactgtaTTGTCATTGTCAATAGTTTTAAGCAAGGAAGTTACCTTGTGAACTGAACAAGGAAACACACTTGCATCAGTCTCGAATAGTGTTAAaatgctgaagagacaataaacaatagtaaccaaccaaccaaccaaccaaccaaccaaccaaccaaccaaccaaccaaccaacccatcgctgggaaattcgggtcgcttccacagagtggaaagctagcagcaacagagtcgcgctacgcAGGTGTATGttaaggtgtaatcagccacctgcagaatgaccgaggtcttttacgtgccacagtggtgacacacgGGGGTTGGAACAggaataccgtctctgagtctgcacataaagttgacccgtatCCTCTGCCCGGATTCAAAcctgcgaccctaggatcacaagtccagtgctctaccagctgAGCTACTGGCCCCCCAGTTGAATGGCTCCATCAGTCCTGTTAGCGATGGCTTCACAAAGCATCAAAGGTGATCACTGGCCGACAGTGGTTAAAACAATATATCAGGGGGCGCACACATACTTtaagattttgctattattttgttttacgCTACAAAGGCGGGGGCCACACTTCTAAAATGTAACTAATGCAGTCTTAACTTTCATGTATAGCAATATTTGTGTGTTAAACTGCTTTGTCTGTGAACAGAAACTATTCTATTTTAAGCGTCACATTTAGAGTTAACACGGCCAGGAGTGTATTGTGGTTTTGTGCTTCTGCAACTCATTTGAAATGTGCAAGTTGTCCAGAGAGGGTAAAtgcagcgaatgaaattgttttgagcgctctagcactgttagtttgtcagaacagtaGGTGGTCCAGATAAGGGGCAGGTCCATATttggggcccttcccctatattCTTAATGAAATCCATCGTACATGTTGAATATCACAATAAAATAACCacaatcaataaaatgttaccATACAAGCAACACACGTTTCGCTTTGTGACGTTGATGGTCATTACACAGATTACAATATATTGCCTGACTCGAGTCGTTTCGCAATTTTAAATTGTCCAAGAGGAAATGATTGAAAAGAGAAAATCTTACCGCTCGATATTCCACCGTTTCCGCCATTGTAGCCACCAGGGGGTCCGTAGTAGTCCGTGCTATACCCTTGGTCATAACTGTTCCAGTTGTCGTAGCTTGAACTATACCCGTAATCATTACTAGACCAATAGTTGTCATAACTAGAGCTGGATGGCGAGTAGTCGATGTTAAAGGTGTAGCCACGGTAGCTGTAACTAGAAGGGGCGACGTAGGTAGAGTTGAAGCTATTTACAGACTCATTGTACTGGGGTTTCACGTCATAGTCGAAGTCTGCAcattaaacaaacacacacacacacacacacacacacacacacacacacacacacacacacacacacacacacacacacacacacacacagacgtacgtacacacgcacgcgcgcgcgcacgcacgcacacccacacacacacagacacacacacacacacacacaaaaacacacacacacaaacacgcacacatacacacacacacacacacacacacacacacacacacacacacacacacacacacacacacacacacttgtcagtatagacaaggaacttagtcgataaatatcgacagggagccgactaatggtttaaatgtgaaatgtgtgtatactaatgggtgtgggtctgaaatgaaattaggtagtagttaacatttgttttgaataattattggtattttgacaatgtgggtagcatggaaatgtaagcatttgaatgtaagtcttaggtaccattgtacccaggaagagagacgagagatagagtaggttgcaatagcttgtgtggtctttgagttttgtttttggaaagacattgttaaagaCAACGATCgcacaaagaacatgtgaggcaacattatgtctatgatggtgtgaagaaaattagttacgATTTATATTaatatttagacttgagactgaacagcaaaaggcgaagtgtatgttttgtggtgtgaattgaaacaacatgaaaagtgtaaatatctCGGAAATTGTGATTAAAAGACTTCGTTacttcttgattgttatttactattatattcaagtgctagtctttcggatgagacgaaaaaccgaggtcccgtcgtgtacactacattgggggtgtgCACGATAAAGTTCCCACGATTGAAAAAAGggtttttcctggcaaaattgtacaggcatagaaaaaaatgtccaccaaaatacccgtgtgacttggaataataggccgtgaaaagtaggatatgcgccgaaatggctgcgatctgctggccgatgtgaatgcgtgatgtattgtgtaaaaaaatttccatctcacacggcataaataaatccctgcgccttgaatatgtgctcgatataaattgcataaaataaagataaaaaaaataaaaaaataaacccctgcgcttagaactgtacccacggaatacgcgcgatataagcctcatattgattgattgatattgaagtgaatagcaaaacgctgtatttaaaaacagcatgggatttatataaaaaaaaaaaaatttgtatcAGGTAATGCCCTAGTTTTTACAAATTGTAGCAAAGTCGATTAACTTTACTATGTACGATGTTTAtttgcaaattacaacacaaacgcgGAACacttaactatttgtagagttctaaggcattgcagacaaagcaactgcaagaaaatcaggttttagcagtgtgaaAATCCGCTGAAAACGGTCTTATATCCCTTTCGGCATGGCCGGCTCTCATGACACTGACCCTGAGCTGACCGTGAGGCACTGAAAAGGTTTTCAGGGAAAAATTCTCTCGAAGAGCCAAAATGGGTTCGGtgcatttgtcagtctgtcacatgttgaaGGGCCCCATACGAGTTGAAAGAGATAagggcaggtttcacggtaatcaggctctttgatgtgtgtaaactttgccttcaaattacttgcttactgtgttgattttcatcattttttctgcttggcatgagtaaatatggtatttgcaatacaaaaaaataaataaaagctaaaatgtttgtgtttgagcaattatttgagcgagtttttcgaagcgaacgtgtgaatcctgacagacaccatttccttctgtcacatgaccccatctcaaagtgtgattcaagcagacacgaaatatcacacaaaacttatgataatggggttattaattcaattaatacacaaggttagtctctgactagataaaatagggaaaaaatatcaaatgggagcataaaaccgtttctggaaaaattttcaatcgccaccgaaagtgtctgtcagtaaaaaaaacacgtgctttgtttgcaaagcaaagcctaattttacacatcgcgtgcttttgtctgttattcttgcttgtgaacatcattttattgatgttcttcactggaaagcaggtgtatcatcaacagtatcacaaaatcgcaaagaatgaacatttttgttgtgatccgaccggtgtctgtagactgaatcacacgttcggcaaacttcgtttttaacggaaataaccgagcctttcatcggaaacgacgtttcaaccgcttcatatcgtctgcaggaagaaaaagaggaatgcgatacccagtaagtaaaacatttaatcgtttttagtgccttttgatcaagttttgttgcgtctgtcagcaacgttcgtcaacccaacgttcgacacagcgacgcacgcatacggatttgcagcatttgcattcggaaagtgagggatttgtgagttcgtttgcataatttcaatcgctagtaggttttcccttcgtctcccattgttgtgtttgcatgttattggcatttcattgtgtaaattgaaagtttgtgagtaacagtagtacaatttgtcgaacgttggcgacgctgacagacgcaaatatcgaacgttgccttcaatgacagaagggcttggcgatcgtactttcgattcgttggaacacaatatggagacagcaatgtgcgctcgttaccacaacggtcatgaaccggtgtaacacgaaatttttactccacgaaaaattgactccggagtaaacttccagtaaaaatcttgtacgaaaaaagaactccacaaggaactaaattttgctccccaaatatttactcccagtaaacatctcgtacgagaaacttagggcctactccttcgtttataattcgcgcaatatcccatttacgtgcaatcccgttttgccgccgtcccattttggcgacatttcacaagccaagcgtcatcttactaccgcatcccattttggcgcaatcccgtttcgccgctatcccatttttttatttattttttttaatttttacatttagtcaagttttgactaaatgttttaacgtagagggggaatcaagacgagggtcgtggtgtatgtgtgtgtgtctgtctgtgcgtgtgtatgtgtgtgtgtagagcgattcagaccaaactactggaccgatctttatgacatttgacatgagagttcctgggaatgatatccccggatattttttttttttcgataaatacctttgatgacgtcatatccggttttttgtaaaagttgaggcggcactgtcacaccctcatttttcaatcaaattgattgaaattttggccaagcaatctctgacgaaggccggacttcggtattgcatttcaatttggtggcttaaaaattaattaataactttggtcattgaaaacctgaaaattgtaaaaaaaaataatttgtttctaaaacgatacaaatttacattcatcttattcttcatcattttctgattccaaaaacatataaatatgttatattcggatt
This Littorina saxatilis isolate snail1 linkage group LG17, US_GU_Lsax_2.0, whole genome shotgun sequence DNA region includes the following protein-coding sequences:
- the LOC138951837 gene encoding uncharacterized protein, with the protein product MCARDPSSTQPKYPNSAEWSISVHNTKSDDFDPMDCYYANIVYDIDIESSPFCQWDRLTLGAKSAPAEICGEQTGAFSARMMGYREMYRITFSSDSIINKRGFWLNISLSLSPDFDYDVKPQYNESVNSFNSTYVAPSSYSYRGYTFNIDYSPSSSSYDNYWSSNDYGYSSSYDNWNSYDQGYSTDYYGPPGGYNGGNGGISSGEERASLLQSLKTELRELEDAVKETQESLADLEQNYHNANNNPNINF